The stretch of DNA CCTTTGTAATTCTGATATGAAACTCATCTTTAATTGAGTTGTAAAAGTTTAGATTAGATTTTTTGGGCTAGCTAGAAAGAGTTCTTTGTATATGTTagtcaaaaaaatgaaaatgataccgaacttatattttgtttttgaatgtGATGATCGCACCAGTTAAATAttcgaatgaaatgaaaaataagataatttgataGTTATAatgagaaatttaagaaaaaaaaaaaacaacttagaTTGTTCGTTGACcccttttctctctttccataTATTTGAAAAGAGTAACGATAGTAAAAACAAGcttcattaaaattttataataaatttttaaaatttttaaaaaatagttgtcTTACATCACTTTTCATCTGAATGAAAAAAAGATGAACTGGCTTGTTGCTCGCATTTACAAGTGGCCTCTTTTATCTTGAATGTGACTACTTTTAGTGACTTTTTATGCAGGTTTTTTCCTGCTCTTAACTTCTAATTATATGTCTCCCTAATTAATTATGAGGATTAATTATGAGCCTGTATGATCAATGCATAGTTGTTAGATATATGTGatatttccttcttcttttgtgtatataaactatactttGTGAATGTAGGTTGAGGGATTGCTTATGCTAATACACTTTTGGTAACACTCAATAGTTATTGAATAATAGTGTGATGGGCAAAAAGAAAGATGGACCACCCAGGCCTTCTACATCGATTGGACTCACCCAGGTATGATACACATTGGTTATTTGAAAATATCGTAGCTTCAGATATTGTAGGAGAATAGTTAATCCAtgatttatttgtatattatagGGATATTATGGAACTGTAAATCCATATAACCTGCCATATATGATGCCTCCAAATACATATCCACATCCATATCCATATGCTTGGGGTAGCCAGGTAAAGTtattttagtatattaattttttttttttgtgcgtTGGTTTCAGTCATTCTAACAAAGTGGATTTTTTGCAGCAACTGCCACGGCCACCCTTTGGACCAAACATGCCATCCCCTCTGGAGAGTAATCCGAGGGAGTTGAATAGAGGTGAAGATAGAACTCAGGCAGTTCATTTGAgtctctttttatgattttttcttctacCTCCGTATTTTCCTGAATAACATGCATAGTTAAAAATGCAGCATTCGGCGATGCCACCATGTGTGCCAACTATGCCCTACCCATATTGCGCAAGTGAGTCATCAACTATGCCATCCAATGCTGCAGGTGAAAAGTTTTTAGGAGGTACACTTTTAACCATATGGGTTAACAtccattgtatatatatatatatatatatatatatatatattaaaaataacaatgTTCCTAACCATGCAATCCCTCTTGTcagaaacatattcatatccaCATCCATACCCATATGCTTGGAGTAGCCAGGTAAAgttattttagtatattgattttttttagtgcGTGGGTTTGAGTCATTCTAAGAAAATGGATTTTTTGCAGCATCTGCCACAGCCACCCTTTGGACCAAACATGCCATCCCCTTTGTTGACTAATCCGGATGAGTTGAGACGAGGTGAAAATACAATTCAGGTAGTTCATTTGAgtctctttttatgatttttttttctacctcCGTATTTTCCTTACTGAATAACGTGCATTCTGAAAATTTCAAGCATTCGGCGATGCCACCATGTGTGCCAAATATCCCATACCCACATTGCGCAAGTGAGTCATCAACTATGCCATCCAATGCTGTAGGTGAAAAGAATTTAGGAGGTACACTTTTTTAACCATATGAGTTAAcattcacaatatatataatcataggATAATGTTCCTAACCATGCAATCTTCCTTGTCAGAAACTTCATCCGACATAAATATAGAGCCAGATGCAGAGGGGATGAATGAAGTATCAGATGATGATAACAAAGTCGAGCCTCCAAAATCTGGTATGCAATTTTCTACTGATAAAAAGGTTTTAGACTATTACAAACGATACGCCAAACAAGAGGGTTTTGGTGTTATCATAAAAAGGACGAAGAGAGATCTGGATGGAGATGCAAAGTATGTGACCATTGGTTGTGCACGTGGCGGCAGGTACTATCCTAGCCACATTAATTTATCAAAGCCATGGCCAACGACAAAAACTGATTGTAAGGCAAAGATAAATGCTAGCTTTGTGAATGGGGTATGGGTGTTGACCAGTGTTGATCTTGTTCATAATCACAGTACAATTAGCCCACAGaaatctagattttttagatCTCACAAATGTTTAGATGAATATAGTCAGAGAATGCTCGATTTGAATGATAGAGCGGGTATTcggatgaataaaaattttcaagcaCTTGTGACTGATGCGAGGGGTTTGAGAATTTAgcttttcaagaaaaagattgtagaaattttattgacaaagctAGATATTTAAGAATGGGTAAAGGAGGCGGTGAAGCACTAAACGACTACTTTAAGAGAATGAGGAAAATTAATGATGACTTTGTTTCCGTCATGGATGTGGATGATGAATCTAGAATTAGGAATGTGTTTTGGGCTGATGCACGAAGTCGGGCGGCATATGAGTACTTTGGAGACTTTATCACGTTCGATACAACGTACCTAACAAATAGCTACGGGATGCCTTTTGCTCCTTTTGTTGGAGTAAACCATCATGGACAGTCCATACTCTTAGGGGCAGGCTTGATTTCAAGCGAGGACACAAGCACCTTCGTGTGGTTGTTTGAAGCATGGTTAGAATGCATGAATGGCAGGGCACCCGCAGCCATCATAACAGACCAAGACAGGGCAATGAAGAATGCGATTCAAATTGTATTCCCGAATGCAAGACATAGATATTGTCTCTGGCATATAATGCGGAAACTGCCTGAGAAATTGGGATCCCACTCGGCATATAACGCAGGGTTGAAGACTGCAATTCAGAGTGCAGTCTATGATACACAAAATTGCGAACAATTTGAGGAGAAGTGGGTGCAGTTAATTCATAAGTATGACCTTATTGATAATGCATGGTTGCAGGGGTTGTACACCGAGAGGTCATTTTGGGTACCAGTTTACTTGAAAGGTGTATTCTGGGCTGGTATGAGCACTACCCAACGGTCTGAAAGCATGAACGCCTTCTTTGACGGATATGTGCATTCCGGTACGACATTGAAAGAATTTGTCGATCAATTCGACAATACTTTGAGGAAGAAGGTGGAGGCAGAGACGACATCTGATTTTCAGTCGTGTAACCAAACCATCCCATATGTATCCCTATTCAAAATTGAGAGCCAGTTTCAATCAATGTAcacaaatgcaaaatttaaagaagtccAAGCGGAGGTTTGGGGGATGCTTTTATGTAACCCTTCACTTGTGGGCACTGAAGGGTGCATTTCCACCTTTGATGTTTTCGAAGAAATCTCTACACCTGATGGACAGTCCAA from Juglans regia cultivar Chandler chromosome 4, Walnut 2.0, whole genome shotgun sequence encodes:
- the LOC108985041 gene encoding protein FAR-RED ELONGATED HYPOCOTYL 3-like, with amino-acid sequence MGKGGGEALNDYFKRMRKINDDFVSVMDVDDESRIRNVFWADARSRAAYEYFGDFITFDTTYLTNSYGMPFAPFVGVNHHGQSILLGAGLISSEDTSTFVWLFEAWLECMNGRAPAAIITDQDRAMKNAIQIVFPNARHRYCLWHIMRKLPEKLGSHSAYNAGLKTAIQSAVYDTQNCEQFEEKWVQLIHKYDLIDNAWLQGLYTERSFWVPVYLKGVFWAGMSTTQRSESMNAFFDGYVHSGTTLKEFVDQFDNTLRKKVEAETTSDFQSCNQTIPYVSLFKIESQFQSMYTNAKFKEVQAEVWGMLLCNPSLVGTEGCISTFDVFEEISTPDGQSKIVKYIVYFNKDECEVKCTCAQFEMRGILYRHGLKVCQMKYIHVLPDKYVLDKWWKDIKRRYTLVKSSYDDLRVNADARRYELVIKRCLRFATRVSRNDEHVNAFFHMLDEFEHKCVGLEPEFGSTKLKENVIADKDKKILSPNVVRRKGRPPTRRKVPVVEKATRKRKKT